The DNA region GGCGGTACTACGGCGGCCTGGTCGCCGGGACGTACGTCCGCGCCCTGCTCGCGCGCGGCGACACGGCGGCCGCCCGCGCCACCGTGGACTCCATGGTCGCCGCCCGCGCGACCGGCTACTACAATCCGATCGCCCTGGCCAAGGCCTACGCGGCGCTCGGCGAAGTCGACCGGGGCATGGAGTGGCTGCGCCGGGCCTTCGACGAGCGCACGATCTGGCTGACCTACGTGCGCCTGGACGACGAGCTCGCCCCGCTCCGCGCCGACCCGCGTTACGCCGCGCTCGACCGGCAGCTGAAGTTCTGACGGAAACCGGAGGAGCACCCGCCATGCCCGCGTACGTCGTTGCCGATGTGGAGGTCACGGACCCCGCGGCGTTTGCGGAGTACGTGGAGCGCGGCCCCGCCGTCGTGGCGGCGCACGGTGGCACCTACCTCGCACGAGGCGGAGCCGTCGCGTCGCTCGAGGGCGACTGGGCGCCCAGGCGGTTGACGATCATCAGGTTCGACTCCGTCGCCCAGGCCAGGGCCTGGATCGAGTCGGCCGAGTACCGCCCGCTGCGGCGCATCAGGCAGAAGGCCGCCAGGTCGAAAATCCTCGTCGTCGAAGGGATCTGACGAGGGACGCCCGCCGTCGCGAGTGCGCGCTGACCCGCGGTTTCAACCGCTGATGCGGAGTCCTGGCGGCTAGGGCTTCAGCACCGCTCGACCGATCAACTGCCCCTTCTGCAGCGCATCGATCCCCTTCTGGAACTCGCCGAGGGGCAGGATGCGGTCCACGACCGTCTTCACCTTCCCCGCCGCCACGAGGTCCACGGCCCGCACCAGCTCCGCCAGGGTGTTCCCCACCGCCCCGGTGACGCTCGCCTCGGTGATCACCAGCTGGATCGGGTGCACCGTGTAGCTGTCCTCCGAGTAGCCGATGAACACCAGCCGGCCGCGCTTGGCGAGCGCCGCCGTCGAGGCCGCCATCGTCTCCTTCGTCGCCACCTGCTCGAAGACGACGTCGGCGCCGTGGCCGCGCGTGATCTCCCGCACCCGCTCGGCCACCTTCCCGTCGTTGCCGTTCAGGACGTGCGCGGCACCGAGCGCCCGGGCCTTCTCCAGCTTGGCGGGCGTGCGCGAGACCGCGATCACCTCCGCGCCCGAGAGCCGGGCCAGCTGGATCAGGCCGAAGGCCACGGCGCCCACGCCGTAGACCAGCGCCACGTCGCCCGCCGCGAGCCGCGCCAGCGCTGCGGCGTGCACCGCGGTCGTCACGCCGCAGCCGATCGGCGCCGCGGCCTCGTCGGCGATGCCCGGCGGCAGGCGCACGGCGTTCCGCGCCGGCACCACGGCATACTCCGCGAAGCCGCCGTCGGCGACGAACCCGTACTCCGCCACGAGCGCGTCGCACAGGTTCTCCTCGCCCACCAGGCAGTGCGCGCAGCGCCCGCAGCCCACGTAGTAGTAGACGATGACGCGGTCGCCGGCCGTGGCGCTCTCGACGCCGGCGCCCGTCTCCTCGACCACGCCCACCACCTCGTGGCCGAGCGTCAGGGGTTGGACGCCCAGATTGAGGAGCCCGCTCAGGAAGTGCAGCTCGGTGTGGCAGATGCCGGCCGCCGTGACGCGCACCAGCACCTCGCCGGGCCTGGGGGCGGGCTTGGGCACGCTCTCGAGGCGGAGGGGCTGCCGGGGACCGTGATAGCGAATCGCGCGCATGAGGCCTCTGGTCAGAACGGCGGCTGCAGGATTCCGCGCTCCGTCACCCAGCCCGCGATCAACGCCGCGGGAGTGACGTCGAACGCCGGGTTGTACGCCGGGCTGCGCTCCGGCGCACTCTGCCGGCCGAGGACCCGGGTGACCTCGGCCCCCGCGCGCTGCTCGATCGGAATCGCGTCGCCCGAGCGGCAGGCGGGATCGAACGACGAGGTCGGCGCCACCACGTAGAACGGCACGCTGTGGTGACGTGCGGCGACGGCGAGCGCGTACGTCCCGGCCTTGTTGGCCGCGTCACCGTTCGCGGCGATCCGGTCCGCGCCCACCAGCACCACGTCCACCCGGCCGGCCGCCATCACGCTCGCCGCCACGCCGTCGGCGATGACGGTGTGGGGGATCCCCGCCTTGCCCAGCTCCCAGGCGGTGAGCCGGCTGCCCTGCAGCAGCGGCCGCGTCTCGTCCACCCAGACGTGCACCCGCCGGCCCTGCTCGACGGCGAGGTGCACGATGCCCAGCGCGGTGCCCACGCCGCCCGTCGCGAGGAAGCCGGTGTTGCAGTGCGTGAGGACGTTGACCGGCGCATCGCCGCCCGCGCCTGCGGCCCCCGCCCCCGGCGTCCCGCCGGCCGGCGCGCCCATCGGGCGGGGGTGCAGCACCCGCTGCCCGTGCTCGGCCATGCGCCGGCAGGACTCGCGGTCTTCGTCCCAGATGGCCTGCGCTTCCACCTCCAGCGCGGCCAGCACGGCGGCGGCATCGCCCTGCGCCGCCCGGGCGCGGCGGACCATCCGGGCCATGGCCCAGGAGAGGTTCACCGCCGTGGGGCGCGCGGCCCCGATCGCGGCGGCGTCCCGCTCCACCATCGCGAGGAAGTCGGCGCGGCTCGCTCCCGCGCTGGCGCGCAGCGACGCCACGAGGCCCATCGCGGCGGCGATCCCGATCGCCGGGGCGCCCCGCACCCGCAGCGCGGCGATGGCCTCCACCACGCCCGCGACGGTGTCGACGGCGATCCAGCGCTCCTCGCCCGGCAGGAGGGTCTGATCGAGGAGGGCGAGGCGGCGCTCGGGCGTCCAGCCGAGCGGGTGCGGGCTCATAGCGGGCAACCTATGCCCCCGCTAGTTTTTTCGCTATGAACTTCGACAGCCTGCTCGTCGCGGTCGCCGACGGCGTCGCCACGCTGACCGTGAACCGCCCCGACAAGCTCAACGCCCTGAACGACCGGGTCGTGAGCGAGCTGCACCAGGCCGCCGTGGCCCTGAAGCAGGCGCCGGACGTGCGCGGCGTCGTCCTCACCGGCGCGGGCCCCAAGGCGTTCGTCGCGGGCGCGGACATCGGCGACCTCGCACGGCAGGGCGTGCTCCAGGGCCGCGAGCGCTCGCTCACCGGCCAGGCCATGCTGCGCGCCTTCGAGGCGATGGGCAAGCCGGTGCTCGCCGCGGTCAACGGCTACTGCCTGGGCGGCGGCTGCGAGCTGGCGATGGCGTGCCACGTCCGCATCGCGAGCGAGAACGCGAAGTTCGGCCAGCCGGAGGTGAAGCTGGGCATCACCCCGGGCTACGGCGGCACGCAGCGGCTCCCGCGGATCGTGGGCCGCGGCAACGCGCTCCACCTGCTGCTGACCGGGGAGCAGATCGGCGCCGCGGAGGCCCTGCGCATCGGGCTGGTGAGCAGGGTGGTGCCGGCCGACCAGCTCCTCGCCGAGGCCGACCGGTTGATGCGCACCATCCTCGCCAACGGCCCGCTCGCCCTCCGCTTGACCATGGAGGCGGTGGACCGCGGCCTCGACGTCACGCTGGAGGAAGGCCTCCGGCTCGAGGCCGACGCGTTCGGCCTCGTGGCCGCCACCGACGACATGAAAGAGGGCCTCACCGCGTTCCTGGAAAAGAGGCCGGCCAAATTCCAAGGCAAGTAGCCGCCCTGCTCGCCCTGCTCGCTGCGGCGGGCTGCACCGATCCGCGCGCCCGGGTGGCGCCGCCGACGGTGCAGGTGCTCGTCTCCATCGGCTCGCACCCGCGCAGCCCCGGGGACATCCCGGCCACGGTGTACGCCTTCGCGGACGAGGGATTCGACAGCCTCCGCGTCTCGCTGCACAGCACGGCCCCCGGGTTCGGCGGAGACTCGCTCTATCTCTTTCCGGACACCACGCAGGCCACGCTCAACGTGGACTGGGCGGTGCCGACGGGCCTCCCGCCGGGCACCCTGATCACCCTCGTGGCAAAGGTGTGGAATCTCGTCGGATTTGCGGCCTCTGACAGCGCCCTCATGACCTCGCAATAGCGCCCGCAGAGACGGCTTAACCTCTTGATTGACATTGATTTCGTCGTTATCTTCCGAGGCGTGATTCCGCCTCGGAACACGCGTGTTTGCGGCCCCCATCGGGGGGCCCGCCGGAAGTCAACGCCGGCCTCGCGTTGGGGCGTGGCGGTGGTGGCCGGTTGGCTCGTCCTGGGGTGCCGGGAGGCCGTGACGCCGACCGGTCCGAACCCCGGGGGCCCCGACCTCTCGCCGCCTTCCGTGATCACCCGGCCGGGCCGGGACACGACGGTGGACTCGCTCGGCCTGCTGAGCATCGAGGTGATCGCGCGCGACGCGACGTTGCTCGACACGATCAGCCTGCTGGTCTCGGGCGCGTCCATCGCGTTTCCGCCCATCGAAGTGCGGGACACCGTGGCGGACCTGATCTACACGATCGCGCTCGGCGGGCTGCACCACCGGCCGTTCAGCTACCGGGCGGCGGCGACCGACGTGCTGGGACACGACACGGTCACGGACAGCGTCACGGTGAGGCTGCGATAGCACGGGTCGGCCGGCTCTCGGTGCGCGCGTTCCGCAACCTGGCCGACGCCGATCTCGAGCTGCCCGCCGCCGGCCTGGTCCTGGTGGGGCCGAACGGGCACGGCAAGACGAGCCTCCTGGAGGCGCTGCTGTACCTCGAGGTGTTCCGGTCGTTCCGGGGCGCGCGCGACCTGGAGCTGGTCCGGTTCGGCGAGGCCGGCTTCCGCGTGGAGGCCGAGACGGACGGTGGGGGCGTCGCCGCCGGATTCGACGCCCGGACGAGGGAGAAGCGGGTCACCGTCGGCGGCGGGCCGGCGGCGCGGCTGTCGGACGCGATCGGCGCGGTGCGCGGAGTGGTCCTGAGCCCGTCGGACGTGGAGCTCGCCACCGGCGGGGCGCGGGTGCGGCGGGGGTTCATCGACCTGCTGCTGGCGCTGGTGGTGCCGGGGTACGTGGCGGCGCTGGCGGAGTACCGGCGCGCGCTGCGGCACCGCTGCCGCGCCACCGCGGACGACGTCGCGGACTGGGAGGCGCTGCTGGCACGATCGGGAGCGAAGGTGGCGGCGGCCCGGCGGGTCTGGGCCGAGCGGTGGGCGCCGCGGTACCGCGAGTATTGCGCCGAGATCGGCGAGACGCTCGAGGCCCGGATGTGCCACGCGTCGCGCGGGACGGGGGACGAGACCGAGCTGGCCGGGGCGCTCGAGCGCGCGCGCGCGGGCGACCTGATGCGGGGGACGACCTCGGTGGGCCCGCATCGCGACGACCTCCGGCTGCTGCTCGGCGGGCGCGAGCTGGGGGTGTACGGATCGGCGGGCCAGTGGCGCACGGCGGCCCTCGCCCTCCGGCTCGTCGCGGCGGACACGCTGGCCGTGCGCGGCGACGGTGATGCGGCCGACGGGAACGCGGCGACGCGCGCGCCGGCCGGGGCGGGAGGCGGCGCGCCGGTGATCTGCCTGGACGACGCGTTCGCGGAGCTGGACGCCGAGCGCAGCGCCCGGCTGGGCCGGCTGGTGGAAGGGCTCGCGGCGCGCGGCAGCCAGGTTTTCGCCACCGTGCCGCGCGACGGCGAGATGCCGGGGGCGGTGCGCGGGCTCCCCCGGTGGAAGATCCGCGACGGGCGCATCGAGGCGGCATGAGGGAGCGCGACGCGTGACGGAACGGCGCAGGTCACGTCCCACCCGGGTCGGGGACATCCTCACCGGCGTGCTCAAGTCGGCGGGGCTGGCCGACCGCCTGGGCCAGGCGGCGGTGGTGGCCGCGTGGTCCGATCTCGTGGGTGAGAAGATCGCGGGCGCGGCGGTGCCGGAGTCGGTGGCGGCCGACGGCACGCTGTTCGTGCGGGTGAAGTCGAGCGCCTGGAGGCAGGAGCTGTCGCTGATGACGCCCGAGGTGCTCTCCCTGATCAACGCCGACCGGTCCACCGGCCGGATCAAGCGCATCCGCTGGCTCCTGGGCGGCGAGAGCCGCGAGCCGCCGGGCCGCTACGCCCCGCGCCCGAGGGGCAAGCGATGAAGGCGGCCCTGACGGCCGCGCGCGCGCTGACCGTGCGCGAGGCGGCGAGCCGGATCGTGGCACGCCAGGTGCGCGAGCTGCTGCGCTGGGAGAAGCCGGTCCGGCGCAGCGGCGAGGCCGAGGCGGTGCACCAGATGCGGGTGCAGGTGCGGCGCCTGCGGGCCGCGCTGGCCCTGTTCGGGTCGGTGGTGCGGCCCCCGCGGCGCGCCGGCCGCCCGCGGCTGCGCTGGCTGGCGCGGGCCCTCGGGCGGGTGCGCGACCTCGACGTGGTGACGGAGCTGCTCGAGGACCGGCACCTGCCGCACCTCGAGGGGGTGGAGGCGGCGCGGCTCGAGGACCTGCTCGCGGCCCTGAAGGAGCGGCGCTGGCGCGCGCAGCAGAAGCTGACGGCGAGCCTGGAGCGCGGGCGCTACGCCAGGCTCGAGCGGGCGCTGCGCGACTTCGCGCGCCGGCCCCGCTTCGTGGCCCGCGGCGGCGAGGAGGCGATGGCGGCGCGGCACCTCACCGACGTGATCCACCGCGAGGCGCGACGCGTGTCGGCGCGCCCGGGGATGACCGAGCGCCGTCCCGCCGCGGAGGACCTGCACGCCCTGCGCATCGGCATCAAGCGGCTCCGTTACGTGCTGGAGTTCCACGCCGAGACGTGCGGGATCGCGTTCGACGAGGAGCGGCGCCTGACCCGGCTGCTGCAGGATTGCCTGGGCGAGATCCACGACCACGACCTGCTGCTCGCGTGGCTGGCGGGCGAGCAGGAGGAGCCGGCTCCGCCGGTCGAGGCGCGGCTGTTCGCGGGCGCGTGGCGGGTGCTGCCGGAGCGGCTGGCCGCCGACCGGGCCAGGCTGGAGCGGCGCTTCCTGCGGCTGCGGCGGCAGTGGCGCGCGCGCACCGAGCCCGCGGGCGCGGTCGTGCCGCTCGAGGCGCCACGGTTCGTGCGGCTGGAGGCGGCGCCCGTGCAGTTGAGGCTGGCGCCGTCGCAGAAGACCGTGGCCTCGCTCAGGATCGTGCGGTGAGCGCTTCGCGGGCTGCTCGGGGGGCGGACGACACCCTGCACCCCACACCCTACACCCATTCTCGTCAGGGATTATGACTAAGGATCAAGCCGCCAAAGCCTACGATGCGGAACAGATCCAGGTCCTCAAGGGCCTCGAGGCCGTCCGCCGCCGCCCCGCCATGTACATCGGCTCCACCAGCTCGCGGGGCCTCCACCACCTGGTCTACGAGGTGGTGGACAACTCGGTGGACGAGGCGCTGGCGGGCTTCTGCGACCGCATCGAGGTCATCATCCACCCGGACGACAGCGTCACCGTCAAGGACAACGGCCGCGGGATCCCGGTGGACATGCATCCCACCGAGAAGATCCCCGGCGTCGAGCTGGCGCTCACGGTGCTGCACGCCGGCGGCAAGTTCGACCGCAACACCTACAAGGTGTCGGGCGGTCTGCACGGCGTCGGCATCTCGGTGGTGAACGCGCTGAGCGAGCGGCTCGAAGTGTGCGTGGACCGCAGCGGCCAGCGGCACCACATGGCCTTCGCCCGCGGCGAGACGGTGAAGAAGCTGAACCTGCGCGAGAAGGTGAAGGGCACCGGCACCATCGTCCGCTTCAAGCCGGACGCCACGATCTTCACCGAGACGCGGTTCGACTACAACATCCTGGCCAGCCGGCTCCGCGAGCTGGCGTTTCTGAACAAGGGCCTGACCATCACCTTCCAGGACGAGCGGCCCGGCCAGGAGCGGCAGGAGACGTTCTTCTACAAGGGCGGGCTGGTCGAGTTCGTGCAGTGGCTGAACCAGAGCAAGAAGCCGCTGCACCCCAAGCCGATCGCGATCGAGACCGTGCGCGAGGGCGTGGACGTGCAGCTGGCGCTGCAGTACGACGACGGCTACACCGAGAACACGCTGACCTTCGTCAACAACATCAACACCCACGAGGGCGGGACGCACCTCACCGGCTTCAAGAGCGCGCTCACCCGCACCATCAACGAGTACGCCAAGAAGAGCGGCGCGCTGAAGAAGGCGGACTTCACGCTCTCCGGCGACGACGTGCGCGAGGGCCTCACGGCGGTGCTGTCGGTGAAGGTCCGGGAGCCGCAGTTCGAGGGCCAGACCAAGACCAAGCTCGGCAACAGCGAGGTCGAGGGGATCGTGAAGAGCGTGGTGAACGATCTGCTCGGCAACTTCCTCGACGAGCACCCGCCGGTGGCGCGGGCCATCGTCGAGAAGGCGGCCTCGGCGGCGCTGGCGCGCGAGGCCGCGCGCAAGGCCCGCGACCTGGTGCGCAAGAAGAGCGGGCTCGAGGGCGGCATCCTGCCGGGCAAGCTGGCCGACTGCTCCCTCAGCGATCCGGCGATGTGCGAGATCTACCTGGTCGAGGGCGACAGCGCCGGCGGCTCGGCCAAGCAGGGCCGGGACCGCCAGTTCCAGGCGATCCTGCCGCTGCGCGGCAAGATCCTCAACGTGCAGAAGGCGCGGATCGACAAGATCCTCAGCAACGAGGAGATCCGCACCATCATCACCGCGATCGGGACGGGCGTGTCCGAGGACTTCACCCTCGACGAGGCGCGCTACCACAAGATCATCATCATGACCGACGCCGACGTGGACGGCGCCCACATCCGCACGCTGCTGCTGACCTTCTTCTACAAGGAGATGAAGCAGCTCATCGACGCGGGCTACGTGTACATCGCGCAGCCGCCGCTGTTCCGGGTGGCCCGCGGCAAGGAGGAGTACTACGCCTTCGACGAGGCGGAGCGTGACGAGTTCGTGCGTCGCCTGTCCAATGGACAGGCTCCAGGTGCGAGCTCCGAGGACGCCGAAGCCGCGAGTGAGGAAGCAGAGGATGGGAAGCCGGCGAAGAAGCGCAACATCATGATCCAGCGTTACAAGGGCCTCGGCGAAATGAACCCCGGGCAGCTGTGGAAGACGACGATGGACCCGGCGACGCGCACCATCCTCAAGGTCGAGATGGAGGACGCGTTCGAGGCGAGCCAGCTGTTCGAAGTGCTGATGGGCGACGAGGTGGAGCCGCGCCGCAAGTTCATCGAGGAGAACGCGAAGTTCGTGCGGAACCTGGACGTGTAGGGCGCGGCGGCCCGGCACCGGCGGCAGCGCGGGGCTCCGGCCGGGGCCCCGCGCGCTGTTCCGGCCTCACCCGTCCAGCAGCCCCTTCACCTCCCGCTCCGCCTCGATGCGCTGATCCACGTACTCGCCGATGTCGCGCGCGCGCTCCAGCCACAGCGTCAGCTCGCCCACCGTGCCGGCACCCGCGCGCAGCTTCAGCAGCGCGAGCCGGACGTTCTCGAGCGCCGCCACCGTCTCGGCCAGCCGCTCCCCCGACCGGCCCTGCGCGCGCAGCACCTCCGCCTCCCGCTCCAGCCGCTCGACCACCGCCGGCACGTCCTTCACGGCCTCGCGCTCGGTTGCCGGCAACGCCTCCCAGGCCGCGAGCACCGAGCGGCCCAGCACCAGCTCGGTCGGGTCGGCCGAGGCGATGGCGCGCCGCTCCGACTTCCTGAGGCCGATGCCGGCGAGCTTGAAGAAGCCGCGGCCCACCTTCCCCGCCCAGATGCGGTGCCACACGTTGTTCAGGCGCCGGATCCACTTCCCCGAATGCATCTCGTCCGCTTCCTCGCGCTGCACCTGCGCCTCGGCCAGGAGCGCCGTCCGGATGTCCTCGAACGCGTAGCCTCCCCGCAACAGCCGCCGGGCGACGATCACCAGCTGGACGAGCAGGACCGTGCCGATGATGCCACCGAAGGAGAACGAGGACCCGTTGGGACCGGTGCTCAGCGTCGTGCCCCCGATGCCCGACGCCAGCACCACCATCGTGGAGATCTGGGCGTTCCTCAGGAACGAGCGCACCAGCGGCGGCGCCCGGAGATCGCGCCCCCGGGCCTCGCCGGCGATCCGCGCGACCTCGTCCCCGGTCTGGACCCGCGCCGCCGGGTCCTTCTGCAGGCACCGGTCGATGAGGTCGCCGAGCCTGGTCGGAACTTCGGGGCGGAGCGTCATCACTCGCGGCGCGGGCACCGAAACCTGCTTGGTGACGATCGCCGGCAGGTTGGCACCCTCGAACGGCGGCCGGCCCGTGAGCGCGTAGAAGATGGTCGCCGCGAGCGAGTAGAGATCGCTCCGCGCGTCCACCGTCTCCCCCAGGGCCTGCTCCGGGCTCATGTAGCGCGCGGTGCCCACGACCTCGCCGGTCCCGCTCTCGCCGGCGCGGCCGCGCACCGCGATGCCGAAGTCGGTGACGAGCGCCCGGTCGGTGGCACGCTCGATCATGATGTTGTCGGGCTTGATGTCGCGGTGGATCACCCCGCGCTGGTGCGCGTAGCCCAGCGCCCAAGCCACCTCCTGCATCACCTTCATCGCGAGCCGCGGCGCGAGCGGCCCGGACCGATCCACGCGCTCCCGCAGCGTCTCCCCGTCCACGTACCCCATCACGAAGAACACCAGGTCGCCCGATTGCTCGACCGCGTGGATGGGGACGATGTTGGGATGGGACAGCCCCGCCGCGGTGCGCGCCTCGCGCAGGAACCGGTCCCGCGCTTCGACGCTCGCCGCGAGGTGCGGCGGCAGGAGCTTGATCGCGACCAGGCGGTCGAGGGCGACGTCGCGCGCGAGGAGGACGATCCCCATCCCGCCCCGCCCCAGCTCGCGCTCGATGGAATAGCGGCCGGCCAGGACCTGCTGAAGGGCGAGGAACTCCGCGCTGACGCCGGCGGTCATGGGCATAAGCTAACACACGAAGGGGCCCTCGGCGGGCCCCTTCAGGTCGGCGTGTCGGCGGCTGGCCCGCTACTGCGACGCCGTCGTGCCCCGCGGGTCGTCGGTGGGTCGCACGTAGGTGATGGCGAACGGTCCCATGCCGTGCACCTGCACCACCGTCTTCCGCGCCGCGACCGCGAAGTGGTGCGCCTGCGCCGGCGCGGTGGCGAAGCCGTCCTGCCCCAGCGCCATGGCCTGCTTCGTATCAACTGAGTCGCCCATCCCGACGAGGAAGCGGCCCGAGAGCACGGTGATGTACTCGTCGGTGGGATGCCAGTGCGGCTTGATCACGTAGCCGGCCGGCATCTCGAGCCGCACGGTGTACACGCCCGACCCCGACGGGTCGCCCTGCACGACGGCGAACCGCGCGCCGGCGGGGAAGAACGGCGGCGCGGGGCCCCACTTCACGGCCGGGGTGGGGCCGGCGGCGAGCTGGAACGCCGCGAGACCCAGGACGAGTACCGCCGCGGCAACCGCGGCCAGGCGAATGGTACGCATGCGCAACCTCCGAGCTTGGCCGCGACGCTCGCGGCCGATGAGTGTGAGGAGAGGAGTGGTGTCGGAGGCTACGCTAGCAGGGTCGGCGCCAGGGCGCTTCGCCCGGAAGGGCCAAAGGCGCGACATGGCTCGAACGGGCCATGGACGACAGGGTCCAGGATGCAGGGTGCAGGGTGTGAAGGGCTAGAGCAGGCCGAGCTTCGCCGCCTGGGCGGCCGCCGCCGCGCGGGTCTTGAGGCCAAGCCGGGTGAGCAGGCTCGCCGCGTCCCGCTTGACGGTGTGCTCGCTCAAGGACAGGCGGCGCGCGATCTCGGCGTTGCTTGCGCCCTGGGCCACGAGCCGCAGGATCTCCAGCTGGCGCCGGGTGAGCGCCCCGGGCCCGGGGCGCGGCGGCTCGCGCTGCTCGAGCTCCCGGAGTAGCGCCTCGCCCTGCCCGGCCGCGCGCTCCGCGCCGAGGCGGCGCAGGAGCGTCGCCCGCCCGGTGGCGGCGCGGCAGTGGTGGTCTTGGCCCTGACGCCCTGATTTGTCCCAGCCGCCTTCTTCGTCGCCTAGGGGATGGACCTCTCCTGCCCCGCGCCCGCTCCGATGGCGAGACGTACTGGGTAACTCCTTCCTGGAAGCCCCATTGAGTCGCTTCGACGCCGCCGCGATGCCGGTGCGACGCGCGCACTACGCCTGAGGTTCAACTTGGCATGCAAGCAAGCGCGGGTCTGCTGGGTTCGGTCGCGGGACCGGGGGCAGCCCGGCGTCACGTCTTCAGGCGGGCTATGGGTCCGCCACGGAGGTGGTTCAT from Gemmatimonadales bacterium includes:
- a CDS encoding cupin domain-containing protein; translated protein: MRTIRLAAVAAAVLVLGLAAFQLAAGPTPAVKWGPAPPFFPAGARFAVVQGDPSGSGVYTVRLEMPAGYVIKPHWHPTDEYITVLSGRFLVGMGDSVDTKQAMALGQDGFATAPAQAHHFAVAARKTVVQVHGMGPFAITYVRPTDDPRGTTASQ
- a CDS encoding LuxR C-terminal-related transcriptional regulator, coding for MAAASKRLNGASRKELPSTSRHRSGRGAGEVHPLGDEEGGWDKSGRQGQDHHCRAATGRATLLRRLGAERAAGQGEALLRELEQREPPRPGPGALTRRQLEILRLVAQGASNAEIARRLSLSEHTVKRDAASLLTRLGLKTRAAAAAQAAKLGLL